The genome window GCCAGCGGGACGGTCCGGGAGTACACCGCCTCGCGGATGCCCGCGATGAAGTGCTCGCCGGTCAGGGTCATGGAGCCGCCGACCACGATCACGGACGGATTGATGAGGCTGATGCAGGCGGACAGGACCTCGCCGACGTCCCGCCCCGCCTGCCGGACCGCATGGACCGCCTCGGTGTGACCGGTTTGAACCAGACGCACCACGTCCTCGCCCGTATGGGCGTCCAGACCCTGCGCGCGCAGTTGTGTGGCCACCGCCGGGCCGGAGGCCACGGCTTCCAGGCAGTCCAGGTTGCCGCAGTGACAGGGAACACCGCCGCCACGGTGCACGCGGATGTGGCCGATGTCCCCGGCCACGCCGTCCGCACCTCGCTGGAGCCGGCCGCTGGCGACGATGCCGGCGCCGATGCCCGTGGCCACCTTCACGAACATCAGGTCGTCCACCTGCGGCCAGGCGACGTTGCGCTCGCCGAGGGCCATGATGTTGACGTCATTGTCCACCAGGACCGGCACGTGGAAGTGGTCCTGCAGGAATCCGGGGACATCGAAACCGTTCCAGCCGGGCATGATCGGTGGATTGATGGGCCGGCCGGTGCGGTGTTCCACGGGGCCGGGGACGCCGACGCCGATCGCCAGCAGGTCGCCCGTGGTGCGCTCCGACTCCCCGAGGAGTCCGGTGGCGAGTTCGACAACGGCCTGCAGCACTACTTCAGGGCCTTGCGCCACCGCGATGGTGCGGGTGGTCTCCCGGAGGCGGTGGCCGGCGAGGTCCGTCACGGCCAGCCGCAGGTGGGACGCGCCGATGTCCACGCCGAGAACCACCTTGCTGCCTGCCTGCAGGGCGATGCGTGAGGACGGGCGGCCGCCGGTGGGGACCGCCTCGTCGACGTAGCCGACCAGGCCCAGCTCCATCAGCGCCTCGATGCGGAGGGTCACCGTGGACCGGGACAGTCCCATGCGCTCCGCCAGCTCGGTCCTCGTGCGGGGGTGTCCGTCCCGCAGGATCTGGAACAATTCGCTGGCGCCCGATCCGCCCGATCCGTCCAGCCCATCGAACCTGCTTATGTCGTTCATCGACTCATTACAGCATACGTCTCGACGCAACGATTCACTGGTCCTCCCTTCGCGCGGATCACCCTAGACCTTGAGCGGCTTGGCCGTGGCCCGGCGCTCATTGCGGGCGGCGAAGCGTTGCTGCAGGAGGACGGCCACCACGATGATGAGGCCCTTCGCCAGCGCCTGGACGGACGTATCCATGTTGTTCTGCGTGAACACGTTGGTCAGGGTGCTGAAGATCAGCACGCCGAGCACGGTGCCCATGATGGTGCCGCGACCGCCGATGAGCAGGGTGCCGCCCACCACCACGGCGGCGATCGCGTCCAGCTCGTAGAGCAGGCCGTGTGTGGAGGTGCCGGCCGTCGTGCGGCCCATCATCATGAGCCCGGCAATGCCGGCCGCGAGCCCGGCCAGGACATAGAGGTAGACGAGGTGGCGCTTGACCTTGACGCCGGCCAGGCGTGATGCCTCGAGATTGCCGCCGATCGCGACGGTGCGGCGGCCGAACGTGGTGCGGTTGAGCAGGAACCAACCGGCCGCGGCCACGAGGGCGAAGATCCAGACCAGCACGGGGACGCCCAGGAAATCGGCGCGCATGAAGTCCAGGAAGTCCCCGTTGTTCACGATCAGCGTCCTGCGCCCGGAGATGAGCTCGGCGAGTCCACGCGCGGCCACCAGCATGGCGAGGGTGGCGATGAAGGCCACCACGTTTCCGTAGGCGATGATCACGCCGTTCACGAGTCCGGCAATCCCGCCCACGAGGAGCGCCACGAGCACCATCACCAGCCACGTGGACTGCGTGGCGGCCAGCTGGACGCTGGCCAGGCTGGCCACCACCGTGGTCAGGCCCATGACCGAGCCGACGGAGAGGTCGATGCCGCCGGCCGTGATCACGAAGGTGATGCCGATGCTGATCACGCCGATGATCGAGGCATGGCGCAGGATGGTGAGGATGTTCTCGACCGCCAGGAACCTCTCTCCGCTGGTGATGAGGCCGATGGCGACGAGCGCGGCCAGGGCGATGACCAGCCCCAGGCTGCGGGCACCGGAGCCGTGGAGGAGGTTCCGTCCGGGGGTCCTGCTGCCGGGGGCGCCGTGACTGGAGGCCGGGGCCGGACGCCGATCGGCCACGGGTGTCTTCTGCTCGCTCACGCGGCACTTCCCTTCATGACGAGGTCGAGCACTCCGTGCTCGTCGATTTCGTTGGCGTCGGACTCCGCGAGGACGCGACCGTCGTCGATGACGAGCACGCGGTCGGCCAGACCGAGGACTTCCTCGATCTCACTGGAGATGACGATGATGGCGGTGCCGGCTGCGGCGAGCCGCCGGATGAGCGTATAGATCTCCGCACGGGCGCCCACGTCCACGCCACGGGTCGGCTCATCCAGCAGGAGCACCGGGGTTCCGTGCACCAGCCACCGGGCCAGGAGGATCTTCTGCTGGTTGCCGCCGGAGAGCGTCCGTGCCGGGCGGTCGGGATCGGCTGGGCGCAGCTCCAGGGCGTCGATCTGCTCCCGCGCCGCCTGGCGTTCGGCCGACTCGTCGAGCAGGCCCGCCCGTGCGAAGCGTCCGAAGGTGGAGAGGGTCACGTTCCGGTAGAGCGGCTCGTCCAGGATGAGCCCCTGGCTCTTGCGCTCCTCGGGGGACAGGCCGATGCCGGCGTCCACGGCCGCGCTGACCGAGCCGGGCGTGAGCCTCCGGCCGTTCACGCTGACGCGTCCGGCGGTCGCCTTCCGGGCGCCGTAGATGGTCTCGATGATCTCCGAGCGCTGTGAGCCGACCAGTCCGGCGAGTCCGAGGATCTCGCCGGCGCGGACCATGAAGCTGACCGGCTCGAAGTGACCCTGCAGCTCCAGGCCGTCCACCTCGAGCGCCACGGGGGCATCGGCCGCGACGGGCTTCCGCGGCGGGAACACGTTCGCGACCTCGCGGCCGGTCATGAGCCTGATCAGCTCCGCCTTCGGGGTCTCGGTGACATGGAGGCCGTTCGCGGTGCTGCGGCCGTCCTTGATGACGGAGATGCGGTCCCCGATCTGGCGGATCTCCTCCAGGCGGTGCGAGATGTAGACGACGGCGATGCCTTGGGCCGTGAGCTCGCGGATCACCCGGAACAGGTTCTGGACCTCGCCGGAGTCCAGGATGGCACTGGGCTCATCCATGATGATCAGCTTGGTGTCCCGCGAGAGCGCGCGGGCCATGCTGACGATCTGCTGGTTCGCGGCGGAGAGCGAGCCGACCTCCCGCGACGGGGAGAGGCCGCCATGGCCCAGCCGCTGCAGGAGGGACCGCGCGGCCGCGTTGGTCCTCTTCACGTGCAACACGCCCCCGGTCGACCGCTCGTGGCCCAGGAAGATGTTCTCCGCGATGGTCAGCCCGCCGACCACGTCGAGCTCCTGGTACATCGTGGCGATGCCGAGGTCCAGCGCTGTGGCGGGGCTCTCGAGCTCGACGGCACGGCCCTCCCAGAGGATCTCGCCCTCATCCGGTCGATGTACGCCGGAGAGCGTCTTGATGAGGGTGGACTTGCCGGCCCCGTTCTGGCCCATGACGCAGTGGACCTCTCCGGCACGCACGTCGAGGTCGACTCCCTTGAGCGCCTGGACGGCGGCGAAGCGCTTGGAGAGTCCGCGCACCTCCAGCAGCGGCGACGCCTGATCATGTTCCGACATGTGACGAAGCTAACACATTACGTCGATCATCGGTACAAGGGCGTCGATTTCTCCCATGGTTCTGTTATTGTGACTCACATCACGTCGATGAGCCGTCTCTTGGAAGCAGGCTCCCCCGACGCACACGCACCCACTCATCGAGGAGAGAGACATGCTCGCAGTTCGTATCGGACGGTCAATGCTCGTCACCACCGGCGCCATATTGGCGGTCGGTGCACTCGTCACCGGCTGCTCATCCGGATCAGCCGGTGACAGCACCCAGCCCACCAATGCCTCGGTGGAGGGCAACACCGAGGAGGGCGAGACCGTGGTCGTAGGCTTCTCGGGCCCCGCGGCGGACCACGGCTGGCTCGGAGCCATCAACGCCGCCGCCACCGCCGAGGCCGAGCAGTACGGTGACATCGATTTCCGCGTGGCCGAGGGCACCAACGACGCCAACCTGCAGATCAGCCAGGTCGAGCAGTTCATCAACGACGGCGTGGATGCCATCGTCCTGCTCCCCACCGACGGTGCCGCCCTCACGGCCGTCGCCACCAAGGCCATGGAGGCCGGGATCCCCGTGGTCAACGTGGACCGCGAGTTCTCCAGCCCGGCAGCGGCCCGCACGACGATCCTCGGAGACAACTACGGCATGGGCCAGAGCGCCGGCAACTACATCTGCGAGCAGATGAGTGACACACCGGATGCCGTCGTCGCGGAGGTCGCCGGTATCGACTCCCTGCCGCTGACCCAGGACCGCAGCCAGGGCTTCGCCGACGCCCTGGAGTCCTGCGGCCTCGACGTGGACAACCGAGTCGCCGCCGACTTCACGGTCCAGGGAGGCGAGGCCGCCACGTCCCAGCTGCTAGCGGCCGCCCCGGAGATCGATGCCCTCTGGAACCATGACGATGACCAGGGCATCGGCGTGCTGTCCGCCATCGACAATGCCGGCCGTGACGAGTTCATCATGGTCGGCGGCGGCGGTTCCGCCAATGCCATGCGGGAGATCCAGTCCGGTGAAAGCGTCCTCCAGGCCACGGTGATCTACCCGTCCACCCAGGCCGCCGACGGCGTCCGGCTGGCGCGACTGATCGCCCAGGACAAGGCCATGAGCGACCTGGTGGAGGTCGAGGTCCCCAAGCGGATCGTCCTGAACGCCCCGGTGGTCACCAGCGAGAACGTCGAGGAGTACCTCCCCACCGCGTTCGAGTCCTAGAGCCATCCGTTGCGGGGCGTGGCGTTCCCCGGTGGAACACCCCGCCCCGCATGCGGCCATCAACGAGCCGTCATCCATCCGTCATCCATCTCCCATCGAGCCGATGCCCCCGCAGGAGAAACCATGCCCCATCCCGCACCGCCCCTGAGGATCGCCCTGATCGGGCACGGCTTCATGGGAGCCGCCCATTCGCAGGGGTGGCGGGTGGCGCCCCGGTTCTTCGATCTGTCCGCCCGTCCGGAGATGACGTTGCTGGTGGGCCGCCACGCCGCCGGCGTCGAGGCCGCTGCCGCCCGGTGGGGGTGGGCGGAGACCTCCACGGATTGGCGGTCGGCCGTCAAGCGGGAGGACATCGACGTGGTGGACATCGTGACCCCCGGCGGCTCCCACGCCGAGATAGCCATCGCCGCCCTGGAAGCCGGCAAGCACGTGTTGTGCGAGAAGCCACTCGCGAACACCCTTGAGGAGGCCGCGGCGATGGCCGAGGCCGCGGAGCAGACCGGGGCGAACGTCTTCGCCATGGTCGGATTCACCTACCGCCGGGTGCCGGCCGCGGCCTTCGCCCGTGACCTCGTCCGCTCGGGTGCGATCGGCGAGGTCCGCCAGGTCCGTGCCGCCTACCTGCAGGACTGGTTGTACGACGCCGACGCGCCCCTGACGTGGCGGCTCCAGAAGGAGCATGCCGGCTCCGGCGCGCTTGGTGACCTGGGTGCCCATGCCGTCGACCTGTCTCAGTTCATCACGGGGCAGAAGGTGGCCGGCGTGAGCGGCATCCTGAACACGTTCGTCGGGGAACGGCCACTCCCGGACTCGGCGTCAGAGCGCGGCCGGGTGTCCGTGGACGACGCCGCGCTGTTCACCGCGCGATTCGACGGCGGCGCCATCGGCTCCTTCGAGGCCACCCGCATGGCCACCGGACGCAAGAACTCCCTGCGCATCGAGGTCTCCGGGTCCCTCGGCGCGATCGCGTTCGACCTGGAGAACTACAACTCGTTGGGCTTCTACGACGCGACCGCCCCGGGCACCCGCCAGGGCTTCACCGACATCATGGTCACCGAGCCCGAGCACCCCTACATGTCCGCTTGGTGGCCCACCGGCCACGCGCTCGGCTACGAGCACGGCTTCGTGCACCAGGCCCGGGACTTCACCGAGGCCATCACCGAAGGCCGGCAGCCCGAGCCCTCCTTCGCCGATGGATACCAGGTGCAGCGCGTCCTGGACGGCGTCCAGCGCAGCGCGGAGCACGGCAGCGCCTGGACCGCGACCGGCTAGCAGCGGCGCCGCAGCACCGAGCCGCACCGCAGAACCCCACCGCAGAACACCGCACCGAAGGAGCAACCGGATGGCACGCAACTACACCCTGTTCACCGGCCAATGGGTCGACCTGCCCCTCGAAGACGTCGCCCGCCTCGCGGCCGGCTGGGGCTACGACGGACTGGAGATCGCGGTTTCCGGCGGACACCTCGATGCCTGGCGCTGGGAGGATGACGACTACATCGCTGACCGCCTGGGCATCCTGGAGCGATATGGACTGAGGGTCTGGGCCATCTCGAATCACCTGACGGGTCAGGCGGTCTGCGACGATCCGATCGACTTCCGCCACCAGGCGATCGTCGGCGACCGGGTATGGGGGGACGGCGATCCGGAGGGCGTCCGCCAGCGGGCGGCCGAGGAGCTCAAGAACACCGCACGGCTGGCCCGGCGGCTGGGAGTGGACACCGTCGTCGGATTCACAGGGTCCTCGATCTGGCAGTACGTGACCCTGTTCCCGCCCGTGCCGGGGGAGGTCATCGAGGCAGGCTACCGGGACTTCGCCGACCGGTGGAACCCCATCCTGGATGTCTTCGACGAGTGCGGGGTGCGCTTCGCCCATGAGGTGCATCCGACCGAGATCGCCT of Citricoccus sp. K5 contains these proteins:
- a CDS encoding sugar ABC transporter ATP-binding protein, translated to MSEHDQASPLLEVRGLSKRFAAVQALKGVDLDVRAGEVHCVMGQNGAGKSTLIKTLSGVHRPDEGEILWEGRAVELESPATALDLGIATMYQELDVVGGLTIAENIFLGHERSTGGVLHVKRTNAAARSLLQRLGHGGLSPSREVGSLSAANQQIVSMARALSRDTKLIIMDEPSAILDSGEVQNLFRVIRELTAQGIAVVYISHRLEEIRQIGDRISVIKDGRSTANGLHVTETPKAELIRLMTGREVANVFPPRKPVAADAPVALEVDGLELQGHFEPVSFMVRAGEILGLAGLVGSQRSEIIETIYGARKATAGRVSVNGRRLTPGSVSAAVDAGIGLSPEERKSQGLILDEPLYRNVTLSTFGRFARAGLLDESAERQAAREQIDALELRPADPDRPARTLSGGNQQKILLARWLVHGTPVLLLDEPTRGVDVGARAEIYTLIRRLAAAGTAIIVISSEIEEVLGLADRVLVIDDGRVLAESDANEIDEHGVLDLVMKGSAA
- a CDS encoding sugar phosphate isomerase/epimerase, whose product is MARNYTLFTGQWVDLPLEDVARLAAGWGYDGLEIAVSGGHLDAWRWEDDDYIADRLGILERYGLRVWAISNHLTGQAVCDDPIDFRHQAIVGDRVWGDGDPEGVRQRAAEELKNTARLARRLGVDTVVGFTGSSIWQYVTLFPPVPGEVIEAGYRDFADRWNPILDVFDECGVRFAHEVHPTEIAYDYWSTVKTLEAVGHREAFGLNWDPSHMMWQGIDPVAFISDFADRIYHVDCKDTRMRMGGGRNGVLGSHLPWGDPRRGWDFVSVGRGDVPWEDAFRALASIGYDGPISIEWEDAGMDRLHGAPEALAVLRKLDFPAPSASFDAAFEQRRPSGS
- a CDS encoding ABC transporter permease, whose translation is MSEQKTPVADRRPAPASSHGAPGSRTPGRNLLHGSGARSLGLVIALAALVAIGLITSGERFLAVENILTILRHASIIGVISIGITFVITAGGIDLSVGSVMGLTTVVASLASVQLAATQSTWLVMVLVALLVGGIAGLVNGVIIAYGNVVAFIATLAMLVAARGLAELISGRRTLIVNNGDFLDFMRADFLGVPVLVWIFALVAAAGWFLLNRTTFGRRTVAIGGNLEASRLAGVKVKRHLVYLYVLAGLAAGIAGLMMMGRTTAGTSTHGLLYELDAIAAVVVGGTLLIGGRGTIMGTVLGVLIFSTLTNVFTQNNMDTSVQALAKGLIIVVAVLLQQRFAARNERRATAKPLKV
- a CDS encoding substrate-binding domain-containing protein, whose product is MLAVRIGRSMLVTTGAILAVGALVTGCSSGSAGDSTQPTNASVEGNTEEGETVVVGFSGPAADHGWLGAINAAATAEAEQYGDIDFRVAEGTNDANLQISQVEQFINDGVDAIVLLPTDGAALTAVATKAMEAGIPVVNVDREFSSPAAARTTILGDNYGMGQSAGNYICEQMSDTPDAVVAEVAGIDSLPLTQDRSQGFADALESCGLDVDNRVAADFTVQGGEAATSQLLAAAPEIDALWNHDDDQGIGVLSAIDNAGRDEFIMVGGGGSANAMREIQSGESVLQATVIYPSTQAADGVRLARLIAQDKAMSDLVEVEVPKRIVLNAPVVTSENVEEYLPTAFES
- a CDS encoding Gfo/Idh/MocA family protein — its product is MPHPAPPLRIALIGHGFMGAAHSQGWRVAPRFFDLSARPEMTLLVGRHAAGVEAAAARWGWAETSTDWRSAVKREDIDVVDIVTPGGSHAEIAIAALEAGKHVLCEKPLANTLEEAAAMAEAAEQTGANVFAMVGFTYRRVPAAAFARDLVRSGAIGEVRQVRAAYLQDWLYDADAPLTWRLQKEHAGSGALGDLGAHAVDLSQFITGQKVAGVSGILNTFVGERPLPDSASERGRVSVDDAALFTARFDGGAIGSFEATRMATGRKNSLRIEVSGSLGAIAFDLENYNSLGFYDATAPGTRQGFTDIMVTEPEHPYMSAWWPTGHALGYEHGFVHQARDFTEAITEGRQPEPSFADGYQVQRVLDGVQRSAEHGSAWTATG
- a CDS encoding ROK family transcriptional regulator, with protein sequence MNDISRFDGLDGSGGSGASELFQILRDGHPRTRTELAERMGLSRSTVTLRIEALMELGLVGYVDEAVPTGGRPSSRIALQAGSKVVLGVDIGASHLRLAVTDLAGHRLRETTRTIAVAQGPEVVLQAVVELATGLLGESERTTGDLLAIGVGVPGPVEHRTGRPINPPIMPGWNGFDVPGFLQDHFHVPVLVDNDVNIMALGERNVAWPQVDDLMFVKVATGIGAGIVASGRLQRGADGVAGDIGHIRVHRGGGVPCHCGNLDCLEAVASGPAVATQLRAQGLDAHTGEDVVRLVQTGHTEAVHAVRQAGRDVGEVLSACISLINPSVIVVGGSMTLTGEHFIAGIREAVYSRTVPLATQHLQIVQSGSGLDAGVLGASMLAIHHAMSPQRIDAMVNGLTAPAAG